A genomic segment from Vidua macroura isolate BioBank_ID:100142 chromosome Z, ASM2450914v1, whole genome shotgun sequence encodes:
- the GAS1 gene encoding growth arrest-specific protein 1, producing the protein MVARSHARHGGGGGRRWPRAAAWLWLAAALGAVWPPRGSLVQGRRLICWQAVLQCQGEPECSYAYNQYAEACAPVLLQQQPPAAGGGDGPAGAAGAIPSSRRRCPSHCIAALIQLNHTRRGPALEDCDCAQDENCRATKRAIEPCLPRTSSPAGGGPGGPGPGGPGVMGCTEARRRCDWDSRCSLALNRYMTYCGKLFNGLRCTPECRAVIEDMLAVPKAVLLNDCVCDGLERPICESVKENMARLCFGADMGGNGAGSSGGSDGGLEEYYDEDYEEEPSQKGRDDAEDNAGAEPGFPVQADNAGRPAGAAGALLASILVPLLPRL; encoded by the coding sequence ATGGTGGCTCGCTCGCACGCTCGGCacggaggcggcggcggccggcgcTGGCCGCGGGCGGCCGCCTGGCTGTGGCTGGCGGCGGCGCTGGGCGCCGTGTGGCCGCCTCGGGGCTCGCTGGTGCAGGGCCGGCGGCTGATCTGCTGGCAGGCGGTGCTGCAGTGTCAGGGGGAGCCCGAGTGCAGCTACGCGTACAACCAGTACGCCGAGGCGTGCGCCCcggtgctcctgcagcagcagccaccggcTGCGGGCGGAGGGGACGGCCCGGCGGGAGCTGCAGGCGCGATCCCCTCGTCCAGGCGGCGGTGCCCCAGCCACTGCATCGCGGCGCTCATCCAGCTCAACCACACCCGGCGTGGCCCGGCGCTGGAGGACTGCGACTGCGCGCAGGACGAGAACTGCCGCGCCACCAAGCGCGCCATCGAGCCCTGCTTGCCCCGCACCAGCagccccgcgggcggcggccccggcggccccggccccggcggccccggcgtCATGGGCTGCACAGAGGCGCGGCGGCGCTGCGACTGGGACAGCCGCTGCAGCCTGGCGCTGAACCGCTACATGACCTACTGCGGAAAGCTGTTCAACGGGCTGCGCTGCACGCCCGAGTGCCGCGCCGTCATCGAGGATATGCTGGCCGTGCCTAAGGCCGTGCTGCTCAACGACTGCGTCTGCGACGGGCTGGAGCGGCCCATCTGCGAGTCGGTCAAGGAGAACATGGCCCGCCTCTGCTTCGGCGCCGACATGGGCGGCAACGGCGCGGGCAGCAGCGGCGGCTCGGACGGCGGCCTGGAGGAGTACTACGACGAGGACTACGAGGAGGAGCCGAGCCAGAAGGGGAGGGACGACGCGGAGGACAATGCGGGCGCTGAGCCCGGCTTCCCCGTGCAGGCAGATAACGCCGGCCGGCCCGCCGGGGCGGCTGGGGCGCTGCTCGCCTCCATCTTGGTGCCGCTGCTGCCGCGGCTCTAA